DNA from Streptomyces luteogriseus:
CGAGGCGCGCGTGAAGAGGCCGTCGGCGCGCACCGAATTTCCCCTGGCGAGCGCGGAGACGAGCGCGTCGTGCCCGGCCGCGGCGGCGGCGAGGTCGCGGTGTGAGGTGGCGTCGCCGGTGACCGGCGTGACCCGCTCGGCCAGATCACCCAGGGCCGCCTGGTTGCGGACGAAGGCCGTGACCGAGTCACCGGATCGCACCGCCAGGTCGATGACATGACGACCGGTGGGACCGGTCGCGCCGAGGATCAGCAGCTTCATGGCAGGGGCTTCTTTCGTGTGCGATGTCAGGACAGGTCGGCGAGGTCGTCGTCGGTGAGGGTGATCACGGCGGCGGCCATGTTGTCCTCCAGGTGCGGGAGGGATCCCGTGCCCGGGATGGCCAGGGCCACCGGGGAGGAGGCCAGCAGCCGGGCGAGGCCGATCTGGGGGACGGTGGCGCGGTGCCGGGCCGCCACCTTCGCGAGACGCTCGTCGTCGAGTTCCCGACCGCCGCCGACAGGGAAGAAGGGCACGAAAGCGATGCCGGACTCCTGGCAGGCGGCCATGACGTCCGCGTCGTCAGACTGGGCGGCGTGGTTCTGTACGGCGGCGACAGGTGCGATGGCGCGGGCCTCCGCGAGATGGCCGGTGTCGACGTTGCTGAGGCCGAGGTGCCGGATCAGGCCCTCCTCGCGCAGCGCGGCGAGCGCCTCGAAGCGTTCGGCGAGCGACTCGCCGTGCGGGGGTGTCATCGCCCCGATGCGCAGATAGACGAGATCGAGCCGGTCCACGCCCAGGCCGGTGAGGTTGGCTTCGACAAGGCCGCGCATGTCGGCCGGGGTGCCCTGGTGGAGGCCGTCGGGACGGATGATCGGGCCCACCTTGGTCGCGATGACCAGGTTGGACGGGTAGGGGTACAGCGCCTCGCGAATCAGGCTGTTCGCACGCACCGCACCGTCGTGGCTGACGTAGAAGTCGGCGGTGTCGATGTGGTCGACCCCGAGTTCGACGGCACGCCGCAGCACGGCACGGCCGGCCTCGGGGTCGCGGGCGGGGCCGCCCATACCGTCCTTGGACGGCAGGCGCATGGCGCCGAATCCGAGCCGGTTGACGTCCAGGTCGCCGCCGAGGCGGAATCTGTTGCTCATGGGCTTGAGCCTGTACGGCCCGGCACCAGCCGACGAGAGCGTGGCATGTTGCTGCCACCCGCACAATGAACGCATGCCACAGGTCATGATGCTTCGCGGTGATGTTGAGCTCTGGACGCGGCTCAAGCCCTTGACGGAGTCCGACGACACGGAATGGGTCAACGTCGCCCGCGACCTCGACACCTGGCCCGGCGCGCGCGAGGCGGCGGCCGCCAACCCCATCACGATCCGTGGATAGTCCCCGCACCCACGGCGGCGAATCAGGCGCGGCCGCCCCAGTGAACAGCCGGGAACATGGTCACCATCACTGAGACCCTGCTGGACGACCTCGAGTTCGTCTGGGAGCCGCGCATCCGCCTCAACCGGTGAGCAGCCGGGGCGGCGACGGGGACGAACGTCGCGACCGGGATCGTGGCGGTGAGGTCGACAGGGGTGACGACGGTGGTGGTCCGGCAGCGCGCGGGACCGGGTCGGGCGCCCGGTCAGTCGAACAGCACGTCCAGGTTCCTCGTTAGAGCCTGGAGCTCGCCCCGCCGGTCATCCTGGGTCGCGGAGCCGACCGGGGCGTGGAGCACGTACCGCGACGGCGTCAGGTCGTACCCGTGGTGCCGTACGGCCTCCAGGCCGACGGAGGCACAGAAGCCGGGCTCGTCGCGGTACGCGGCCCGCTTTCCCCCTGCCGACAGTGTGCCCCGCCAGGCGTGGTAGGTCCCGGCGATCCTCGCGAGATCGGCCTCGGTGAGGACGCGTTCCGTCCGGCCGTGGAGCGTGCCCGCCTCGCGAGCGTCGACGAACAGGATCTGGCCTCGCCGGTCCACCGACCCCCGCGTGCCCTGCGGGCCCTTGTCCTTGGTCAGGATCCAGAGGCAGGCCGGGATCTGGGTTGTATGGAAGAGGCGAGGTGGAAGCGCGACCACACAGGCCACGACGTCGTCCTCCACCATCGCCCGGCGGATCCCGCACCCGCTCTTCGCGTACAGGGAGCCGTTGGCTAGGACGACGCTCGCAGTCCCATACGGTCCCAGCTTGGCCAGGGCGTGTTGCAGCCAGGCGTAGTTGGCGCCGTCACGCGGCGGGACGCCGTATCGCCATCTCGGGTCGGTTTCGTTGAGTGCCCGGTGCGACATGTTGAAGGGCGGGACGCTCAGCACGAAGTCGGCTTCCAGGCCGGGGTGCCGGTCGTCGGCGAGGGTGTCGCCCCAGCGGGCGCCCAGGTCTCCCTCGACTCCGTGTACGACGAGGTTCATCCTGGCGAGTCGCCAAGCCTGCTCGTTGATCTCCTGGCCGTAGACCACGAGGTCATCCAGGTGCGCTGTTCCCCGTCGGGTCTCGACGAACCGGGCCGCCTCCACGAGCATGCCTGCCGAGCCGCACGCCGGGTCGTACAGCCGACCCTCGTATGGCTCCAGGAGCTCCACGGCCAGCCGGGCCACCGACCGCGGCGTGAGGGACTCGCCGCCGCGTCGGCCCTCAGCGCGCGCGAAGCTGACAAGAAAGTACTCGTACACGTCGGCGAGTACGTCCCCCGTCGGCCGTCCCTGGGTCTCGGTGAAACGCGTCTCGTCCACCACTTGGACGAGTCCCGCCAGGCTCTTCGTGTCGACACCGTCGTGGAAGTTCCGAGGCAGGGCCCCCGCCAGGGACGTGTGCTCCCGCATGATCGCGGCCATCGCCCCGTCGAGAACCGCGACGAGGTGTCGGCTTTTGACGTGAGAGGTGATCCACGTCCAGCGGGCCGTCTCCGGAACCCACAGGACCCGGGCGCTCGCGTACGCGTCGGGGTCATCCAGGAACGCGTCGAAACGGTCCTCCGAGACCCCGTCCGCCTCAAGTTCGCGGGCCAGCTCCGCACGGCGCCGGTCGAATGCATCGGAGACGTACCGCAGGAAGAAGACCCCGAGGACGAGCTCCCGGTAGTCGGCGGCGTCGACGGAGCCCCGCAGCTTGTCGACTGCCTTCCAGAGCGCTTCCTGAAGCGTGCCAGCGCGGTCCGGGGTGTCGATCGGCTCCGCCTCTTTGTCAGGCGTCGAGTCTCGCGTTTCCACAGGAGTTGCCCCTCCCTCCGACCGTCGTAGCCCCGGTGGCCGCGGTCCCCCGCCGGTACGGCGGCCCGCCCGCCCGATTCTCCACGATCCGGCTTGGAGGTGCCCTGGGGTCGCTGTAACGTGGCCCGACAACAGGGTGCGGGACCCGGGGGCGGGGGAGACGAGATGCTGGCGATCAGTCTGGCCGAGGCCATCGACGACTTGCGGCAGGAGCTGTACGTGGCGCAGGACCTCGGGAAGGACCAGCAGTTCGCCTTCACCGTCGAGGAAGCGGAACTAGAGCTCCTGCTCGAACTGCGCGACAGCGGCAAAGCCGACGGCCGGCTGACCTTCGGCGTGGCCGTCGTCGGCGCGGGCGGCGAGCACGCGACCGTCCGGACCCACCGGCTGAAGCTCAAGCTGGCGATCCGGGACCGCGCCGCCGGAGGTACCAACCCCCAGATCAGCGACGACGAATCCGGGTCCTGGGACGATTGACGTGGATGAGCGCAGGCTGGCGCTGATCCACGGCGGCACCCTTGGCGCGCGCTACAGCGTCGGCACCGGCTACCTGATCGCTCCACGGCTCGTGCTCACCGCGCGCCACGTCCTCGTGAACTGGGCCACCGAAGAGCCCTGGCCCGAGATCCGCGTCCGTGTGGGACACCCCTGCTACGGCGAAGCACCCAGTGTCAAGGCAGAGCTGCTGTGGCACCACCCGCAAGGGCTGGACGTCGCGCTCCTGCGCGTCGAGGAGGCGGCGGACATCGAGGGCTCGGTCCGCTGGGGCCGGCCCGTGGGCAGAGCGCCACTGCGCTACGAAGGGCTGGGCTTCCCCCGGGCCACCGCGGGCAGCACCCGCGACCCCGAGCACCTGCGCGGCGTCCTTGCACCCCTTTCCGGCTCCGGGGAGTACTACGTCCTCGACCAGGGACCCGCTCCGGCCGTCGGGACCGACGGCGAGAAGGCCTGGGGAGGAGCTTCGGGAGCAGCCGTCTTCTGCGACGACCACCTCGTCGGAGTCGTCGTCCACGACGACCGGTTCTTCGCCAACCGGCGCCTGCGCGCGGTCCCCGCCCGCGCCTTCGTCGAGGACAGCGGCTTCGCGGCTCACCTCGCCGGACACCCCGAAAGCCCGCCCCGCCTGATCGACATCGGCGCGGCCCCGCCGAAGGCCGGCCCCGCCGGCGCGTGCTCGGCCACCGAACGCGAACTGGTCACCCTGCTCAGGCCCTTGCTCGCCGACCCGGGCACCCGCAGGGCCTACGCACGAGAACTCGCGCGTGAACTCGGCTACGAGGCCGCCCTGTACGAGCCCACCGTCCCGGACCTCGCCGCCCTCCTCGCGACGCACCCTCGTGCATTAGCCACGCTCGGCAGCAGCCTCGCCGCCTCCTGCACAGACGAACGGGCTCGTGCCAACCTCACCGACCTTCTCATGCGGGCGCGCGTCCTCGACGGAGTGTCCCTGCTGTCCCCGCACGAGTACGACGGATTGCTCGACCTGCTGCGTAGCGTCTGCAAGGAACACCCAACACTGTTGCCCCGAGCCGCCCGCGAGGCCCTGCGCTACACCGTCCTGCCCGAGAGCCTCACCCGCCCCACCGTCTCGGAGCAGGACCTCGGCGGCCTGGTCGAGGAGCTGGAGGTGCTCTCCGACAGCGAAAGAGTCCCGGAGGGCACCCCATCGGTACCCGCGCTCCTTCGCCTCGTCGAGTACGTGGCGGCCGCCTCCGCCCACGAGGTCGCGGCCAGGCTCCGCTCCTGGTCCGAGGAGACGGCCCGGCGGCTCGGCATCCACTCGGTCGCTCTGCGCGAGAGGCGCGTGGACGCCTCCGCCTGGGCACACCGGCCGACATCGCCGGTGTCGCGGGTGGTGATGGAGCTGAAGAGGGACGACTCCACGAGCGAGGAACTGTACCGCTGCCGGATCCTGCTGGCCGGCGACGACGGCTCGCAGACCGTGCTCCACGACGCCAGGACGGTACCGAAGACCCCCGAGGAAGCCGCCCGCCGGCTGAGGGACGCGGTCGCCGCCACCGCCACGGAACCTGGGCAGGGGGACCACGTGCCGTGGGTGACCGTCGTCGTCGACCGCACGGAGCTCCACCTCGCGGTCGACGAATGGCAGCCGGATGCGGCCGACGACATCATGCCCGGGCAACCCCTCGGAGCGGAGTACCGCGTCACCCTGAGCTGCCCCGACATGTCCGACTACCGGCCCCAGCGGGCCCAGGACCAGCGACGCCGCTGGCAGAGCGGCCCCGCGCAGACCCTCGTCACCGACCCGGCCTGCCGCAACGGCAACCAGCTGAGGCACCTCCTGCAGGGCGAGCACCGTGACGCCGCCCAGGTGGTCCTCA
Protein-coding regions in this window:
- a CDS encoding type I restriction-modification system subunit M — translated: METRDSTPDKEAEPIDTPDRAGTLQEALWKAVDKLRGSVDAADYRELVLGVFFLRYVSDAFDRRRAELARELEADGVSEDRFDAFLDDPDAYASARVLWVPETARWTWITSHVKSRHLVAVLDGAMAAIMREHTSLAGALPRNFHDGVDTKSLAGLVQVVDETRFTETQGRPTGDVLADVYEYFLVSFARAEGRRGGESLTPRSVARLAVELLEPYEGRLYDPACGSAGMLVEAARFVETRRGTAHLDDLVVYGQEINEQAWRLARMNLVVHGVEGDLGARWGDTLADDRHPGLEADFVLSVPPFNMSHRALNETDPRWRYGVPPRDGANYAWLQHALAKLGPYGTASVVLANGSLYAKSGCGIRRAMVEDDVVACVVALPPRLFHTTQIPACLWILTKDKGPQGTRGSVDRRGQILFVDAREAGTLHGRTERVLTEADLARIAGTYHAWRGTLSAGGKRAAYRDEPGFCASVGLEAVRHHGYDLTPSRYVLHAPVGSATQDDRRGELQALTRNLDVLFD
- a CDS encoding aldo/keto reductase, with translation MSNRFRLGGDLDVNRLGFGAMRLPSKDGMGGPARDPEAGRAVLRRAVELGVDHIDTADFYVSHDGAVRANSLIREALYPYPSNLVIATKVGPIIRPDGLHQGTPADMRGLVEANLTGLGVDRLDLVYLRIGAMTPPHGESLAERFEALAALREEGLIRHLGLSNVDTGHLAEARAIAPVAAVQNHAAQSDDADVMAACQESGIAFVPFFPVGGGRELDDERLAKVAARHRATVPQIGLARLLASSPVALAIPGTGSLPHLEDNMAAAVITLTDDDLADLS
- a CDS encoding VMAP-C domain-containing protein, which produces MDERRLALIHGGTLGARYSVGTGYLIAPRLVLTARHVLVNWATEEPWPEIRVRVGHPCYGEAPSVKAELLWHHPQGLDVALLRVEEAADIEGSVRWGRPVGRAPLRYEGLGFPRATAGSTRDPEHLRGVLAPLSGSGEYYVLDQGPAPAVGTDGEKAWGGASGAAVFCDDHLVGVVVHDDRFFANRRLRAVPARAFVEDSGFAAHLAGHPESPPRLIDIGAAPPKAGPAGACSATERELVTLLRPLLADPGTRRAYARELARELGYEAALYEPTVPDLAALLATHPRALATLGSSLAASCTDERARANLTDLLMRARVLDGVSLLSPHEYDGLLDLLRSVCKEHPTLLPRAAREALRYTVLPESLTRPTVSEQDLGGLVEELEVLSDSERVPEGTPSVPALLRLVEYVAAASAHEVAARLRSWSEETARRLGIHSVALRERRVDASAWAHRPTSPVSRVVMELKRDDSTSEELYRCRILLAGDDGSQTVLHDARTVPKTPEEAARRLRDAVAATATEPGQGDHVPWVTVVVDRTELHLAVDEWQPDAADDIMPGQPLGAEYRVTLSCPDMSDYRPQRAQDQRRRWQSGPAQTLVTDPACRNGNQLRHLLQGEHRDAAQVVLNGPAEERATWLQICLAMGVPVVLWDRAAASYEDSERLHELRPTGRPDDLPERVRAFRSSSFAYPGERAARPSLVWEQDGRYPAPEPLHFSDPRKGTHAP
- a CDS encoding trypco2 family protein, with amino-acid sequence MLAISLAEAIDDLRQELYVAQDLGKDQQFAFTVEEAELELLLELRDSGKADGRLTFGVAVVGAGGEHATVRTHRLKLKLAIRDRAAGGTNPQISDDESGSWDD